The following is a genomic window from Acidobacteriota bacterium.
GTCGGCAACAGCGAACCCCGGTCTACGCCCGAATCAGCTACGTCGATGATGAAATCGCCCTGTGTATTCAACCCTTTTTCGGCAAGCCAATTTAAATAGCCTGCCGTTGTCGGTTCCGTGCGCCCCTCATTTAAATTTGCGGCGATGATTTGCAGACTCCGTTCATCGTGCAAAGTGAAACTGGCGGCAGGCTCAACAAACACCACTTCATCAAGCGCGGCAATCTTTACCAGTTCACCTGCTGGAACAATCGCTGAAATAATTTGATAGTGTAAAAATTTTTGCGGGGTTGTTAGGGCGTCCACATTTTTCGCGATGGCTTGGATGTATTCGAGGTCGTCTTGAGCTTCCGGCGCGGCGATGAGTTCGATAGTGACGCGGGCATCATTACTGGCATTACCCTGTAAACTCGCGTCGAGTTCCGGGGCGATTTTCTGTAGCGGTTGCAGGCGGCTCATCCAGCGAAGCGGTCGCGCATCGTCGGCAGCCTCTTGCGCATCGAGTTCAGCGACTCGCGCCATTTCCATTTCATCACCGCGAATCAGATAAGCGTTGTGCGGAATATAAGCGATAATTTCTGCGCCGGTGGCTTTGAGTTGTTGAAACCAGTCGGGACGAATCGCATCTACAAATTGCACGATGCGCAATTGTTTTCGCGCTGCGAAGCCCTGTGTAGCGATATTTTTTTGCAGCGCGAGTCGGTCTTCACGTGACGTGTCGAGATGCGCCTGGGCGCGGGTGTCGATTGCGCCGCGCCGAAATAAAATCGCTTGCGAATCGGGTGATGCTTTGCCTGGCGGCACTGAACTGGCATTGACGCCGACCAGAGCGGCGCAGGCGAATATCATGAAGACAAAAATCAGCAGTGTTTTATTTATTTTTTGCGAAATTGAATGTGCCATAAACTATCAAATCAAAGGGGACACAGGGAGAACGCTGTCAAATTTTGATTGGGTCATTATAACTTTTAAGAAAAGCTTTTGTCAGGTATTCTTTTGATTACTAATCATCAGGGCATGAAATCCCCGTGCTGTCGTTTATAGCGAATTCATATTGAAGAGGAAGGTTCATTGATGAAGCATCTCAGAAGCACTTTACGACTGATTCAAATGGTGTGCGCAGCATTTATTCTGTTTTCTATCGCATTCACGATTCAGGCGCAAATCCAACTGCAAAGACCGAAATCCGAACAACGCCTGCCCAATCCTTATATGATGGGAGCGCCGCGTGACGAAATCATAACTTCGACCAAACAGATGTTTGAGGCGCGCGAGATACCGCTCGATAAAGAAGATTGCAATCAATTGACCGGCGAATGCACCATAATCAGCAAACCCGTCATCTTCATCAAAGGCACCACCACCCGTAGCCAGTTGGAACATTATTGCGACGTGCCAGCCGCCAATGTGCAGAACTGGTCAAGGGGGCGTTATGTGTTACGCATTCAAATCGCTCCGGCATCGCCCAGACAATCGCAGGTCAGCGTCCATTGTAAATTTGAAGGTATGGTCGATAGCTTCACCGGTAACGAATGGGTGCAGTTGAACTCCAAGGGGGTTTTGGAAGACGACCTCATGCGTTGCATCGAAGACCGTGTGCGCGGCGGCAATTGCGAAAACATCAAACCGCGATAAGGTTTCAATCAATCGGCTCAGACCGACCGTCTAAAGACCACCAAACCGTTTGAAACGGAGCGGTTGCTGTGCAACCTGATTCAGCATCATTAACTAATCCAAGTTGCCAGTTGCTCACAAAACGACATTGCTCCAAAGGGGCAAAGGAAATTAACCTGTGGTGCAGCCACAGGTCAATGAGCCAGTTAAAGCTCGCGCGCCCTGAAGGGCAATGCCATTAAGTTAAGACTGGGAGCGCGGACGTGGACGTCCGCGCTCCCGGTAAGTAATTCTCCTTAACTTAATGGCATTGGCACTGAAGGGGCGCAAAAATCTCAGGCTTCACATTCCGGCAGTTGCACCGCTGGCTAATCTCCGCTAGTTCAACGAACCCGCAACCTGGATTAACTATTATTTCTTATCTCTTTTCATTTCCGGTGCAGAAGATTTTTTCAGGCGTTTCCAGAGGATGGTCACTGCGCCGCTCTCTTCCTGACGAATGACCCGGAAAGCGACGATGATGTCGGCTCCCTGATAAGGGTTGAATGGACTGATGGTGATGGTGGTTCCCGGAATAAATCGGATGAAGTCCGGGCGTTTGTAGGTTATAGAGCGCAATACATAAGTAATGCCGGGCACAACGCGAATCCCTGACCGGTAACTGAAGTTGCCTTCTTTAAAACCTGCGGCATAGCGTTTGGCTTCGGCTGAAGCTTCGGAATAGCGTGTGGGAACGTTTAGTTTATGCAAATACTCGACGCCCGATGTTTGTAAGGTAACGCTTTCAAGCGCCACATCACCGAGGGCTGTGAAAAGTCCCAGCGATAATCTGGTGACTTGGGTGAGAAAAATATTTTCCTGCAAACCTAAATCAGACCAGAAGCCGTAAACATGGGTCTTCTTGCCGAAAGAATAAAACGCCCCGCCGCCGCGAATTGGCATTGCTTGCTCAGGCGCAGTTGCCGATACCGTAAGCGACGTTTCGTAATCGACTTTGGGTAACAGTCGAATCAACCCGGTGTTGGATTGTTTGAGGAATTGAGCGTATTGCAAACGGTCTTCAGCGGAACCCGCGAGATATTTTTTTTGCTCATCGGTCAACGGCTTTTCATTTATCTCGGGAGGCACCTGTGAAAGTTTTTCGATATTTTCTTCAACCTGGGCTTTAGCAGCCTCGGCGCGAGCCTTATTCAAGTAATCCACCGGCACATTGTCTCTGGTTATCGAATGTTCAGGAGCGCTCATCGGCGAGGGTGGCAGAGATTGATTGGGCTTATTCTGAGTTTGAGCAGGCAGAGGCGCACTAAGAGAGATGAATAAACCGGCAGCAACGATTAAAACAGATGACCGGTTGAGCAAACGAGACATATAAAACTTCTCCTTCAACTCCCCAACGCTTCAACGGTTTTGTCATCTTATCACAGCGACAATTTTCTCTTCAAAGAGGGTGCGTGAGACTTCCTAGAAAAACCCTGTAAAATCGGTGTATCATCGTTGATTCGCAACTAAAGCCGTTTGCGATGGTCACAAGCTGTTGAGGAAGCGGTCTCTGACCGCAAACCTTAGTCTTGGCAACGCGCGCGAAAGCGGAAAAGTGTCTTTACCTATAAAGGAAGTTTCATGACGCAAAAGAAAAAAATCGGCATGGTCAGTCTCGGTTGTCCCAAAAATCTCGTTGACAGCGAAGTGATGATGGGGCTGCTCGCACAGCAAGGCTATGAACTCACCCACAATCAACAGGACGCCGATGTGTTGGTGGTCAATACCTGCGGGTTTATTGATTCGGCGCGACAGGAATCGGTTGAAACGATTCTGGAAATGGCGGAATTCAAAAAATCCGGCAAAGCCCAGCAACTCATCGTCGCGGGCTGTCTGGTCGAACGCTATCACGAAGAGTTGCAAAAAGAGATTCCCGAAATTGATGCATTGATTGGCGTCAATCAACTGACGGAAATCACCTCAATCGTCAAACCGAATGGCGCAAAACCGTTGCCGATTTACAGCGAAGGGCGCACCGCGCCTGAACTTTTTCTTTACGACGAAACCACCCCCAGACTTCGCGCCACCGCGCCTTACAGTTCGTATGTGAAGATTGCCGAAGGCTGCGACCACACCTGCGCCTTTTGCATTATTCCGAAACTGCGCGGCGTATTTCGCAGCCGGTCGCCGGAATCCATTTTGCGCGAAGTTGAAATTCTCGCGGCGCAAGGCGTCAAAGAAATCGTTTTGATTTCGCAGGACACCACCGCATACGGAAGCGACCTGGCTTTAAAAGACGGCTTGGCGCAACTGGTTGAATCCATCGCCAATGTCGAAGGCATCGAGTGGGTGAGGTTTTTATATTGTTACCCGACTGCCATCAGCGATGAACTATTGCGGGTGATGGCTGAACATCCAAACGTCTGCAAATATTTCGACATCCCTTTGCAACACGCGAGCAGCAATGTATTGAAGTTGATGCGGCGCGGCGGCAATCGCCAGTCTTATGAACGATTATTCAAACGCATCCGCGAACGGGTGCCGGGGGTGGCGCTGCGCACCACCTTCATTGTCGGCTTTCCCGGCGAGACTGACGCGGATTTTCAGGAACTCGTCGAATTCGTCAACGCCATGCAATTTGACCGCGTCGGCG
Proteins encoded in this region:
- the rimO gene encoding 30S ribosomal protein S12 methylthiotransferase RimO, which gives rise to MTQKKKIGMVSLGCPKNLVDSEVMMGLLAQQGYELTHNQQDADVLVVNTCGFIDSARQESVETILEMAEFKKSGKAQQLIVAGCLVERYHEELQKEIPEIDALIGVNQLTEITSIVKPNGAKPLPIYSEGRTAPELFLYDETTPRLRATAPYSSYVKIAEGCDHTCAFCIIPKLRGVFRSRSPESILREVEILAAQGVKEIVLISQDTTAYGSDLALKDGLAQLVESIANVEGIEWVRFLYCYPTAISDELLRVMAEHPNVCKYFDIPLQHASSNVLKLMRRGGNRQSYERLFKRIRERVPGVALRTTFIVGFPGETDADFQELVEFVNAMQFDRVGVFTYSDEENSPAFEIDNKVPHSVAKKREKILMKAQAKISKRKNKALVGKRVQVLLEGKSKESDLLLEGRMQSQAPEIDGCVLINDIPEEADIRAGDFVTVEITEAHEYDIIARII